A region of Catenibacterium mitsuokai DNA encodes the following proteins:
- the larC gene encoding nickel pincer cofactor biosynthesis protein LarC, producing the protein MNQLYLECYSGISGDMFVASLLDLGASKEVLEEVLSSLPLTGFKTEITRVNKSGLDVCDFNVILDHDNHDHDMNYLYGEHTHHEHHHHHEHRHLHDILHIIDHAQMTDHAKELAKKIFTILGEAEAKAHGTSIEEVYFHEVGAVDSIVDIISAAVCFDDLGIDEVYIPVIYEGTGTVHCAHGTLPIPVPAVNNIVSSHHLPIHIDTIKGELVTPTGAAIAASIVTSRTLPSTFTIKKTGIGAGKRAYERPSLLRSMLIETTPRHQ; encoded by the coding sequence GAATCAATTATATTTAGAATGTTATTCTGGAATAAGTGGAGATATGTTTGTCGCAAGCTTACTTGATCTAGGGGCTTCAAAAGAAGTATTAGAAGAAGTTCTTTCATCATTACCTCTTACTGGTTTTAAAACTGAAATCACAAGAGTCAATAAATCAGGACTTGATGTCTGTGATTTTAATGTTATTTTGGATCATGATAATCATGATCACGATATGAACTACTTATATGGTGAACATACACATCATGAACATCACCATCATCATGAACATCGTCACTTGCATGATATTTTACATATCATTGATCATGCACAAATGACAGATCATGCTAAAGAATTGGCTAAAAAGATCTTCACTATTTTAGGTGAAGCAGAGGCAAAAGCCCATGGCACTTCTATTGAAGAAGTCTATTTTCATGAAGTGGGTGCTGTGGATTCTATTGTGGATATTATTTCTGCAGCGGTATGTTTTGATGATTTAGGGATTGATGAAGTCTATATCCCGGTTATTTATGAAGGAACAGGTACTGTGCATTGTGCTCATGGAACACTTCCTATCCCAGTTCCTGCAGTGAATAATATTGTATCGAGTCATCATTTACCTATTCATATTGATACTATTAAAGGTGAATTAGTGACTCCTACAGGCGCTGCCATTGCTGCGTCTATTGTGACATCCCGTACACTTCCTTCTACCTTCACAATTAAAAAGACAGGTATAGGGGCAGGTAAGCGTGCTTATGAAAGACCAAGCTTACTTCGTTCAATGTTGATTGAAACAACACCCAGGCACCAATAA
- the larE gene encoding ATP-dependent sacrificial sulfur transferase LarE: MNLVAIIDQYLHEDVMIAFSGGVDSTLLLKMAVEASKKYHTHVYAVTIQTALHPVMEADEAKRIAEELGAIHKVIHVDELEGAGIENNPVDRCYLCKKYMFTKVKELAHSLGISTILEGTNADDLKQYRPGIKAIKELGLHSPLLEANMTKKEIRELAATYGLKAANKPSSPCLATRFPYHTLLNYEEMRKVEKIEDYLHIYGFYNVRARIHNDLVRLEIDQDAFMKCMDYRQEIVLFIKELGYDYVTLDLEGFRSGSQDIKLEEK, encoded by the coding sequence ATGAATTTAGTCGCCATCATTGATCAGTATCTACATGAAGATGTTATGATTGCTTTTTCTGGTGGCGTAGACAGTACACTCTTATTAAAAATGGCAGTTGAAGCATCAAAGAAATATCATACGCATGTCTATGCTGTTACTATTCAAACAGCGCTTCATCCTGTGATGGAGGCAGATGAAGCCAAGCGAATAGCTGAAGAATTAGGGGCTATTCACAAAGTGATTCATGTAGATGAATTAGAAGGTGCAGGAATAGAGAATAATCCTGTAGATCGTTGTTATTTATGTAAGAAGTATATGTTTACTAAAGTGAAGGAACTTGCACATAGTTTAGGTATTTCTACTATTCTTGAAGGTACAAATGCCGATGATTTAAAACAATATCGTCCTGGTATCAAAGCAATCAAGGAATTAGGATTACATAGTCCACTCTTAGAGGCTAATATGACTAAAAAAGAAATTAGAGAATTGGCTGCTACTTATGGTTTAAAAGCGGCTAATAAGCCTTCTTCACCATGTCTTGCGACAAGATTTCCTTATCATACATTACTTAATTATGAGGAAATGCGTAAAGTAGAAAAGATTGAAGATTATCTTCATATATATGGTTTCTACAATGTACGTGCAAGAATACATAATGACTTAGTACGTTTAGAAATTGATCAGGATGCTTTTATGAAATGTATGGACTACCGTCAAGAGATTGTCTTATTTATTAAGGAATTAGGATATGACTATGTAACACTTGATCTAGAAGGATTTAGAAGCGGTAGTCAAGATATTAAACTGGAGGAAAAATAA
- the larC2 gene encoding nickel pincer cofactor biosynthesis protein LarC2 — MKQHPGTNKVCKLETNIDDSTGEVLGHVMELLMSHGAKDVHYIPVMMKKNRPAYLLNVLCDEEKRKKLETIIFKETSTIGIRRTYMERTVLQRTFETISTPLGDAIFKVVNIEGNIRAYPEYESAKLLSEKHNLSIIDVYQLLERSYYEFSRHH, encoded by the coding sequence TTGAAACAACACCCAGGCACCAATAAGGTATGTAAGCTAGAAACAAATATTGATGATAGTACAGGAGAAGTATTAGGTCATGTGATGGAGTTATTAATGTCTCACGGTGCAAAAGACGTCCATTATATTCCTGTAATGATGAAAAAGAACAGACCTGCTTACTTACTCAACGTATTATGTGATGAAGAAAAAAGAAAAAAATTAGAAACAATCATCTTTAAAGAAACAAGCACTATCGGTATTAGACGTACTTACATGGAACGTACAGTTCTTCAAAGAACTTTTGAAACAATTTCTACTCCTCTTGGTGATGCTATATTTAAGGTAGTCAATATAGAAGGAAATATAAGAGCGTATCCTGAATATGAAAGTGCGAAGTTATTAAGTGAAAAACATAATTTATCTATTATTGATGTTTATCAGTTGCTGGAAAGGAGTTATTATGAATTTAGTCGCCATCATTGA
- a CDS encoding energy-coupling factor transporter transmembrane component T, whose translation MKNIQKAIKRVHQIDALSKRTTILSAIHPTYKILIVLLYLIITASYSIHDLYILVMFLPLLLFSLLGEINLFKCLGELKPLVALLLFMGTPFLFFKGYGTTCFIVLALKGIFALLFSYILMTTTSMEELCMGLSKLKVPQPLIVVIMLIQRYLILFFKETDKTLLAYSLRAPGQKGISIKTWGTLVGSMMLRSIDRAMNVYQSMMLRGFKGVMPLQSQKYDYKLSKLTFGIMCVLLLFLKGVTL comes from the coding sequence ATGAAAAACATACAGAAAGCAATTAAGAGAGTGCATCAAATTGATGCACTTTCTAAGCGTACAACCATTCTTTCTGCCATTCATCCCACTTATAAGATTTTGATTGTATTACTTTATTTGATAATCACTGCTTCTTATTCTATTCATGATTTATATATTTTGGTGATGTTTTTACCATTACTCTTATTTTCGTTATTGGGAGAAATCAATTTATTCAAATGCCTAGGAGAACTCAAACCATTAGTGGCTTTACTACTCTTTATGGGAACACCTTTCTTATTCTTTAAGGGATATGGAACCACTTGTTTTATTGTGCTTGCATTAAAAGGAATATTTGCTTTACTATTCTCTTACATATTGATGACCACAACATCTATGGAGGAACTCTGTATGGGATTATCTAAACTAAAAGTGCCTCAACCTCTTATTGTCGTCATCATGTTAATCCAGAGATATCTCATTCTTTTCTTTAAAGAAACAGATAAAACTTTGCTTGCCTATAGCTTGCGTGCACCAGGACAGAAAGGTATTTCTATAAAGACATGGGGTACATTAGTTGGTTCAATGATGCTTCGTTCCATTGATCGTGCTATGAATGTCTATCAATCTATGATGTTAAGAGGTTTTAAAGGTGTAATGCCATTACAATCACAAAAATATGATTATAAGTTATCTAAACTTACATTTGGTATTA
- a CDS encoding energy-coupling factor ABC transporter permease: protein MHMADALVSPAVATTMYLASGAMTIYSIKKLEEENDPQKLPMMGVMGAFVFAAQMINFTIPGTGSSGHLTGGLMLTALLGPYAGFLTMVGILAIQCLLFADGGLLALGCNIWNMAFYGCFISSILIFKPIISKKLSKKNLMIASILGSIISLQLGAFSVVVETELSGITALPWNLFIGVMQPIHLAIGAVEGIITGLVLSFIYEARPELIWQGHTTKLAKTSKKKLLALFGGLSVAVAGILSIFASAFPDGLEWSILQLTGSTELQHKGAIYSMSSRVQELTALLPDYNIAGHESILGGMFAGIVGVLVVIGLYMLIHCYHEKHTESN, encoded by the coding sequence ATGCATATGGCTGACGCCTTGGTCTCACCTGCTGTTGCGACAACGATGTATCTGGCATCAGGTGCAATGACTATTTATTCAATTAAAAAACTAGAAGAAGAAAATGATCCACAGAAACTCCCGATGATGGGTGTTATGGGTGCCTTTGTCTTTGCAGCCCAGATGATCAATTTCACTATCCCTGGAACAGGTTCTTCAGGACACTTAACAGGAGGACTCATGTTAACAGCACTACTTGGTCCTTATGCAGGCTTTTTAACGATGGTAGGTATACTGGCAATACAATGCCTGCTTTTTGCGGATGGTGGGTTACTTGCCCTAGGATGTAATATATGGAATATGGCATTTTATGGCTGTTTTATCTCTTCGATATTGATATTTAAGCCAATAATCAGTAAAAAATTATCTAAGAAGAATTTGATGATTGCCTCTATCTTAGGTTCTATCATTTCTTTACAATTAGGTGCTTTCTCAGTAGTTGTAGAAACAGAATTATCAGGTATTACAGCACTCCCATGGAACTTATTCATTGGTGTGATGCAGCCTATTCATCTTGCGATAGGTGCGGTAGAAGGTATTATTACAGGCTTAGTTCTATCGTTTATTTATGAAGCACGTCCAGAACTCATCTGGCAGGGGCATACAACTAAACTAGCAAAAACATCTAAAAAGAAGCTTCTTGCATTATTTGGTGGTCTATCAGTTGCAGTGGCTGGTATCTTATCCATATTCGCAAGTGCCTTTCCTGATGGATTAGAATGGTCTATTTTACAGTTAACTGGTTCTACAGAACTACAACACAAAGGGGCTATTTATTCTATGTCTTCTCGTGTTCAGGAACTCACTGCATTATTACCTGACTATAATATTGCAGGACATGAATCAATCTTAGGTGGGATGTTTGCAGGAATCGTTGGAGTCTTAGTTGTTATAGGACTCTATATGCTCATTCATTGTTATCATGAAAAACATACAGAAAGCAATTAA